The segment GTTTTGCTTGCAGACTTTCAAACCCACCAAAAGCTTTGAATAAGAAAAATGCTACTGCAAGTACTGGCACTAACGAGAGTAGAGTTGTGTATGCCAATGCTGTGGCTTGAGTGAAGATAAGATCTTGCTGAGATTTTTTCCAGAATTGTTTAATTGCCGCAGTATTCATAATGGCATTTCTGATTTTTCTGTTTCAAGTTCAGAAATAGTCGTGGGTGGCTCTTGGAGTTTTTTAGGCATAAAGAAATAACGATCAAACACAGAGTTATAGCCAGTCCAGGTGTCGCCCTTAGAACTTTCATTGAATAAAAATGTTTGGAGTGCTGAAATTTTTGAATCAAGATCATCGATATAACCCACGATCATGGCCTCCATGGTTTGTGGAAGCTTTGGGCTACCGTATTCAAGTTTTCCGTGATGACTTAATACAATGTGTTTACAGATATGTCTGAGTTCATCAGGAAAACCCTTTATAGCTTTAGCCTTTGTATCAATGAGCTCAGAGCCCATCACTAAATGCCCGACTAGTTTACCTGCGTCAGTGTAACTAATATTACCGTCGTAAGAGAGCTCCCAAACTTTACCAATATCGTGAAACACTGCACCCACTAATAAAAGATCAAGATCTAAATCTTCGTAGTGTGTACTTAAAAAAACCATGATCTTAGAAATTGAAAGTGTGTGCTCGAGTAATCCACCAATCCATGCATGATGAATGGTTCTTGCAGCAGGACATCGCAAATATTTAGGTTTGATCTCTGGGTCTTCGAGTGTGTCTAAAACAAGTTGTCTGAGATATTTATTCTTCATTCCTTTAACAATCATGATTAAATTTTTAAACATGATTTCAGGATCTTGCTTTGAAATGGGTAAAAAGTCAGAGGGGGAGATGTCTTTTTTTGAAACCTTTGTAATTTCACTAATTACAAGTTGACGGCGCTTTTGATAAAGATTTACCGTACCTCGAATGCGAACATAATCATCAATGCTAAATGTATTTACCACAGCATCTACGTTATCCCACATGCGTCCTTCAAGTGCGCCGGTACGATCACCAAGCATCATGGCTAAATAAGGTTTTCCATTTTTTGCAAGTGGAGTGCTTTTTGTTTTAACCAAGAACACGCTATCAACTTGTTCTTTATCTTTAAGGTCTTTGACAAATACCTTGGTGATCACAAAATTCCCTTCGCTAAAGCTTCTTTGCAATAATCTTTTACATGTTCTTTATAAAGTTTCGCTAATTTCAACGTGACTGGCCCCACTTTACCTGAACCGATAAGGGTTCCATCAATGGTTTTAACAGGCATTACTTCTTTTACTGAGCCAGTAGTGAATACTTCATCTGCTTTTTTAAGTTCATCGGATGTGAAATAACGCTCTTCCCATTTAATACCAGCAAGTTCTGCAATACTTTTTAGTTTTCTACGGGTAATACCCTGAAGAATATCAGCTTCATCAGGGGCAGTTACTAGGCCCCCATTTTTCACCATAAAGATATTCCAAGTTGTACCCTCAGTAACTTTACCATCGCGATTAACCATCACGGCATCATGAGCTTTTTGACGACTCGCCTCACCCATAGCCATTACGTTATTAAGATAATTTCCTGATTTAATATTAGGATCTAAGCTCTTTTTTGGGTTTCTAAGCACTGAAGCTGTGATGATATCCATTCCGGTTTCATAAAGTTTTGGGTCAACTTGCGGGATATCTTTAACAAAAATAACGATATTTGGCTTAGAGGCCTTGGCAGGATCAAGTCCAATAGGCCCCTCACCGCGCGTTACGACAATACGCATATAACAATCATCACGATCAGCGGTTTTATAAATGCGATAAATTTCTTTGATAAGTTCAGATTTGGAAGACCCAATATCAAGGCCAATTTGCTGGGCTGAATTAAAAAGCCTATCAATGTGCTCTTCTAGGCCAAAAAAGATGCGCCCGTAACTGCGAGCTACTTCATAAACGCCATCGCCATAGAGAAATCCACGGTCAAAAACTGAGATCTTTGCTTCTTCAGGCTTAAAGATTTCACCATTTACAGCGACGAGTTCGCGCATTTTGGCCCTTTCGAAAAACTGCACTTTAAAGGCTACGTTACACAAATTTTTGATTGCCAGCAAGCAGTCGAAACGTCTATTTATGTGTAAACAGCAAAGCGCTGATAACTGGAGGGGTCGATGGGTATTAAATCTGATAGATGGATTCGCGAACAATCACTTAAAGGAATGATCGAGCCGTTTGAAGCTGCTCAAGTCAGAAATGGCGTTATTTCTTATGGCCTGTCTTCATATGGTTACGATATTCGTGTTGCAGA is part of the Oligoflexia bacterium genome and harbors:
- a CDS encoding HD domain-containing protein encodes the protein MITKVFVKDLKDKEQVDSVFLVKTKSTPLAKNGKPYLAMMLGDRTGALEGRMWDNVDAVVNTFSIDDYVRIRGTVNLYQKRRQLVISEITKVSKKDISPSDFLPISKQDPEIMFKNLIMIVKGMKNKYLRQLVLDTLEDPEIKPKYLRCPAARTIHHAWIGGLLEHTLSISKIMVFLSTHYEDLDLDLLLVGAVFHDIGKVWELSYDGNISYTDAGKLVGHLVMGSELIDTKAKAIKGFPDELRHICKHIVLSHHGKLEYGSPKLPQTMEAMIVGYIDDLDSKISALQTFLFNESSKGDTWTGYNSVFDRYFFMPKKLQEPPTTISELETEKSEMPL
- a CDS encoding aminotransferase class IV, producing the protein MRELVAVNGEIFKPEEAKISVFDRGFLYGDGVYEVARSYGRIFFGLEEHIDRLFNSAQQIGLDIGSSKSELIKEIYRIYKTADRDDCYMRIVVTRGEGPIGLDPAKASKPNIVIFVKDIPQVDPKLYETGMDIITASVLRNPKKSLDPNIKSGNYLNNVMAMGEASRQKAHDAVMVNRDGKVTEGTTWNIFMVKNGGLVTAPDEADILQGITRRKLKSIAELAGIKWEERYFTSDELKKADEVFTTGSVKEVMPVKTIDGTLIGSGKVGPVTLKLAKLYKEHVKDYCKEALAKGIL